The following coding sequences are from one Diabrotica virgifera virgifera chromosome 2, PGI_DIABVI_V3a window:
- the LOC126879541 gene encoding uncharacterized protein LOC126879541: MVEVLEEYGPKKFFAIVTDNAKNMRKAVRQCEEMYPHLVSYGCLAHTLHLLCSDILKLSSIETHLSHIIHIVKTINQCQVLRAQFTEIRNEMKCGVSLSLPVKTRWGSHVKCLQDLTKCKSVLQRLAISPDKTIQDRIRSAKANLLDEGFWINSSALVELLKPITEAITRLEGDSSSIHLVCETFAKIGSNISTHLECVKLTDCEKTEAMDKFISRKEYALQPIHFAADLLNPRSVGANLSSAERIEAMKYITTMSTTTTIEIGDEGVSKITEDLGNYLAKTDFFGETFLWNILDNVSLVTWWKGFCGHSCLSKVAVRILTMPCTSAATERSFSSQSSIHTKRRNRLTTQRAANLNYIQYNSKLLKRSRQHHIQSQYPIEETVQNNVSIEGRNLQKEIEVIENHISEEEELDEVILNLGIF, encoded by the coding sequence atggttgaagttctggaggagtatggacctaaaaaatttttcgctattgtgactgataacgcaaagaatatgaggaaggctgtgagacaatgtgaagagatgtatccccatcttgtatcatacggctgtttagcgcacacattacatttattgtgcagcgatattttgaaattatcttcaatagagacacatttgtcacatattatacatatcgttaaaactattaaccagtgtcaagtactgagagctcaattcacagaaataagaaatgagatgaagtgtggagtgtctcttagcctacctgtaaaaacaagatggggttcacatgtaaaatgtcttcaagatctgactaaatgcaagtccgtcctacaacgtctagcaatatctccagataaaacaattcaagatagaatacgcagcgcaaaagcaaatttacttgatgaaggattctggataaattctagcgctcttgttgaattgcttaagccaattactgaagcaataacacgtcttgaaggagattcttcgtcaattcatttggtttgtgaaactttcgcgaaaatcggtagtaacatatctactcatttagaatgcgtgaaactaacggattgcgaaaaaacagaagcgatggataaatttatatcaaggaaggaatacgcccttcaaccgatccattttgccgcagacttactaaaccctcggtctgttggtgcaaatttatcatcagccgaaaggattgaagcgatgaaatacattactactatgtcaaccacgaccacgatagagattggtgatgaaggagtgtcaaagattactgaggatttaggaaactatttagctaaaacagacttttttggcgaaacatttttatggaacatactcgataatgtctctttggttacatggtggaaaggattttgtggacattcatgcctctccaaagttgcagtcaggatattgacaatgccgtgcacttctgcggcaacagagagaagctttagctcccagagcagcattcatacgaagagaagaaatcgcctaacaactcaaagggcagcaaatttaaattatatacaatataattcaaaattgctgaaacgttcacgacaacatcacatacaaagtcaatatcctatagaagagactgtacagaacaacgtttcgatagaaggtagaaacttacagaaggagatagaagtaattgaaaaccatatttccgaagaggaagaattagacgaggtaattttaaatttaggcattttttag